A portion of the Micromonospora tarapacensis genome contains these proteins:
- a CDS encoding glycosyltransferase family 4 protein produces the protein MTTRRVLVLNHFAVPPGYPGGTRHVELFSRLPGMSYVIIAGRRNLVTGLPQRAEPGFHPVAVTPYRGNGLGRALNWASYAVTATAAGLRQPRPDVVYASSPHLLAGLSGWVVSRLRRTPFVLEIRDLWPRVLVEMGALSETSVAYRALERLERFLYRHADRIVIMAPGVRAAIEGKGVPSERIAFIPNAADPDDFLPSADRDGLRRRYGFTRRTAVYAGAHGPANGLHLLLEAARAVPEIDVVLVGSGVEKPRLRAAADGIRNIRFLDPVPKTEIPDLLHAADIGVHVLADVELFRGGVSPNKVFDYLAAGLPILTNSPGTVGDLVIGADAGYVTPPNQLAHGLGQLVRASPDDLAKMGAAGRRWIRENQSRGAMSRALGQLLAPLVDTPPSARMPDAGSR, from the coding sequence ATGACAACACGCAGAGTGCTCGTCCTCAACCACTTCGCCGTGCCGCCGGGCTATCCGGGTGGCACCCGGCACGTCGAGTTGTTCAGTCGGCTACCCGGCATGTCCTACGTGATCATCGCGGGCCGTCGCAATCTTGTCACCGGGCTGCCGCAACGGGCGGAGCCCGGTTTCCATCCGGTCGCCGTGACCCCGTATCGGGGCAATGGTCTGGGCCGGGCGCTCAATTGGGCCAGCTACGCGGTGACGGCCACGGCAGCCGGTCTGCGACAGCCTCGGCCCGATGTGGTCTACGCGTCATCGCCGCATCTGCTTGCCGGACTCTCCGGCTGGGTCGTATCGAGACTGCGGCGCACGCCGTTCGTCCTGGAGATCCGGGATCTGTGGCCGCGAGTACTCGTCGAGATGGGAGCACTCTCGGAAACGTCCGTGGCATACCGGGCACTGGAGCGGTTGGAGCGCTTCCTCTACCGACATGCCGACCGTATTGTGATCATGGCTCCCGGTGTGCGGGCGGCGATCGAGGGCAAGGGCGTGCCGTCCGAGAGGATCGCTTTCATCCCCAACGCGGCCGACCCGGACGACTTCCTGCCCAGCGCCGACCGCGACGGCCTGCGGCGGCGGTACGGATTCACCCGTCGCACCGCCGTCTACGCGGGCGCGCATGGCCCCGCCAACGGGCTCCACCTGCTGCTGGAAGCCGCCCGCGCGGTGCCGGAGATCGACGTCGTGCTGGTGGGGTCGGGTGTCGAGAAGCCACGTCTGAGGGCGGCGGCCGACGGCATCCGCAACATCCGGTTCCTCGACCCGGTACCGAAGACCGAGATTCCCGACCTTCTCCACGCCGCGGACATCGGGGTGCACGTGCTCGCAGACGTCGAGCTGTTCCGCGGCGGGGTCAGCCCCAACAAGGTGTTCGACTACCTCGCCGCCGGGCTGCCAATCCTCACCAACAGCCCGGGCACCGTCGGCGATCTCGTCATCGGTGCCGACGCGGGGTACGTGACCCCGCCGAACCAACTCGCCCACGGCCTCGGTCAGCTGGTGCGGGCCAGCCCGGACGACCTGGCGAAGATGGGCGCGGCCGGCCGGCGCTGGATCCGCGAGAACCAGTCGCGCGGCGCCATGTCCCGTGCGCTCGGGCAACTGCTCGCCCCGCTGGTCGACACACCCCCGTCAGCCCGGATGCCGGATGCCGGTAGCCGGTAG
- a CDS encoding glycosyltransferase family protein translates to MLVVGHTPFHYGTGTALTMSNLFSGWPKDRLAQIYTANITPSRDVCELYFHLPPRDRYLPVQYHSMRLLGWNGNTSPQQSRAVSAICAGAERRPTLARMYANMKAIDDVSPVRITQALTRWARAFDPELVYSVSGSARHMRIAAATARACGVPLVPHFTDDWPATLYTNGELLGLARRVVRQETHRLIRLAPLGMVISRPMAQEYSRRYGIPFSVFTNCVDESFFASPRYGADPPDGSLELVYVGALHLNRWKSLRDIGEALGVMAEGGLPARLTVHSPASDLARYGKYLTDLKWIRLGAPLASHEVPAALRSATVLVHVESFDEEVRRYTRYSVSTKIPQYLATGRPILGYGPTEVASMNHIREADAGVVVGKNNARALVDALTDLCRDAALRWRLAHNGLAFARREHTRENVAARFAATLRSAVTAGVATSDVASSPTANYPVNK, encoded by the coding sequence CTGACCATGTCGAACCTCTTCTCCGGCTGGCCCAAGGATCGCCTCGCGCAGATATACACCGCCAACATCACGCCCTCCAGGGACGTATGCGAACTCTATTTCCATCTCCCACCACGCGACCGCTACCTGCCTGTCCAGTACCACTCCATGCGATTGTTGGGGTGGAACGGCAACACCTCTCCGCAGCAATCCCGGGCCGTCAGCGCCATATGTGCCGGGGCGGAGCGCCGTCCCACACTCGCCAGGATGTACGCGAACATGAAGGCGATCGACGACGTGAGTCCCGTACGGATCACGCAAGCGCTGACCCGGTGGGCCCGTGCGTTCGACCCGGAACTGGTCTACTCCGTGTCCGGCAGCGCCAGGCACATGAGGATCGCCGCCGCCACTGCCCGCGCCTGCGGTGTCCCTCTCGTGCCGCACTTCACGGACGACTGGCCGGCGACCCTGTACACCAACGGCGAACTCCTCGGTCTGGCCAGGCGGGTCGTCCGGCAGGAGACCCATCGACTCATCCGGCTCGCTCCGCTCGGCATGGTCATCAGCAGGCCGATGGCACAGGAGTACTCCCGGCGCTACGGCATCCCGTTCAGCGTCTTCACGAACTGCGTCGACGAGTCCTTCTTCGCCTCACCTCGGTACGGCGCCGACCCACCGGACGGTTCGCTGGAATTGGTCTACGTCGGTGCCCTGCACCTCAACCGCTGGAAGTCACTGCGTGACATCGGCGAGGCACTGGGGGTCATGGCCGAAGGAGGCCTACCCGCTCGGCTCACCGTCCACTCCCCGGCCTCGGACCTCGCCCGATACGGGAAATATCTCACCGACCTCAAGTGGATTCGGCTCGGTGCCCCGCTGGCCAGCCATGAGGTGCCCGCCGCGTTGCGATCCGCGACCGTCCTCGTCCATGTGGAATCCTTCGACGAGGAAGTCCGCCGCTACACCCGCTATTCCGTGTCGACCAAGATCCCACAGTACCTGGCCACCGGTCGTCCGATCCTCGGCTACGGACCGACCGAGGTCGCGTCGATGAACCACATTCGGGAAGCGGACGCCGGCGTTGTGGTGGGAAAGAACAACGCCAGGGCCCTTGTCGACGCGCTGACGGATCTCTGTCGCGACGCCGCCCTCCGGTGGCGGCTCGCGCACAACGGGCTCGCGTTCGCCCGACGGGAACACACCAGGGAGAACGTGGCGGCCCGGTTCGCCGCCACCCTGCGCTCGGCCGTGACAGCTGGCGTCGCCACCTCCGACGTCGCCTCCTCGCCCACCGCCAACTACCCGGTCAACAAGTGA
- a CDS encoding bi-domain-containing oxidoreductase, producing the protein MKQIVQSVSGGEVRIVEVPQPEPGATEVLVAARRSLLSAGTERAVRELASAGLLRKARARPDLVRQVVNKARTTGVRSTLAAVRSRLDEDMPLGYSAAGVVVTAGAATDGIRPGMRVATASVGHAEYQAVPGLLAVPVPEPVSDQAAAFGAVAAIALQGLRQAEVGLGGSVAVIGLGLVGQLTVRLAHASGLNVIGIDLREWTAELAGGAGAVGLVESGAATTERVMELTRGRGVDAILVTAATPSSAPVARGTEIARDRARLVVVGDVGLELDRRKFYERELDLRFARSYGPGRYDRAYEEWGIDYPIGHVRWTARRNIEAYLDLVASGRVAVDDLVTHVFAVEDATAAYDVLASEPRSLAVQLSYAAPAEPCRGTITIRPRRGSSRPRAGLIGAGNYAKATFLPALKAAGWEDDLAAITTAKGLSARHAAERNGIALVVPTAEDLLARADIDVVFILSRHDSHARLVVQALDAGKHVFVEKPLALTQDELDEVTAAYHRNSGHLFVGFNRRHAPMVVQSRNLLAAGSGPVTISYRVNAGPLPDSHWYHDRLQGGRIRGEVCHFIDLVSWLVSAQPGVVHAHGSGRGEPGLEEDVSVLLGYPDGSTATITYCTRGNQRTPKERLEILGRGHTVVIDDFRSLQVDGRVIRRVPAGKGHHEQLAHVRAAIAGNGPDEPELEASFGTTRAALSVVAALAGVRTNPSHLPTQVDAATSLSAEFSS; encoded by the coding sequence GTGAAGCAGATCGTCCAGTCCGTATCCGGCGGCGAGGTGCGGATCGTCGAGGTCCCCCAGCCCGAGCCGGGTGCTACCGAGGTACTCGTCGCCGCGCGCAGATCCCTTCTCTCGGCCGGGACCGAACGCGCCGTGCGGGAGCTTGCTTCGGCTGGTCTGCTGCGCAAGGCCCGGGCGCGACCGGACCTGGTCCGCCAGGTGGTGAACAAGGCACGCACCACGGGAGTGCGCTCGACGCTCGCTGCCGTGCGCAGCCGGTTGGACGAGGACATGCCGCTCGGGTACAGCGCGGCGGGTGTCGTTGTCACCGCCGGCGCGGCGACCGATGGCATCCGGCCAGGAATGCGGGTCGCCACCGCGTCGGTCGGGCACGCCGAATACCAGGCGGTGCCGGGGCTCCTCGCGGTGCCCGTTCCGGAGCCCGTATCGGACCAGGCGGCCGCCTTCGGCGCCGTCGCGGCGATCGCGTTGCAGGGACTGCGGCAGGCCGAGGTGGGTCTGGGCGGCTCGGTCGCGGTGATCGGCCTCGGACTTGTCGGTCAGTTGACGGTCCGCCTGGCGCACGCCTCTGGCCTGAACGTCATCGGCATCGACCTGCGCGAGTGGACGGCCGAGCTGGCCGGAGGCGCCGGCGCGGTCGGTCTGGTCGAGAGCGGTGCGGCGACCACCGAACGCGTCATGGAGTTGACCCGTGGCCGCGGCGTCGACGCGATCCTGGTCACGGCGGCGACACCGTCCTCGGCGCCGGTCGCGCGCGGCACCGAGATCGCTCGCGACCGTGCCCGGCTGGTCGTGGTCGGTGATGTCGGCCTGGAGCTTGACCGCAGGAAGTTCTACGAGCGGGAGCTGGACCTGCGGTTCGCCCGCAGCTACGGGCCCGGCCGCTACGACCGGGCCTACGAGGAATGGGGCATCGACTATCCGATCGGCCACGTGCGCTGGACGGCGCGGCGCAACATCGAGGCCTATCTCGACCTCGTGGCCAGTGGCCGGGTCGCGGTCGACGACCTGGTCACGCACGTCTTCGCGGTGGAGGATGCAACGGCGGCGTACGACGTGCTGGCCTCCGAACCGCGCTCGCTCGCGGTGCAGCTCAGTTACGCGGCCCCGGCGGAACCGTGCCGAGGCACGATCACGATCCGGCCGCGCCGCGGCTCGTCGCGACCGCGTGCGGGGTTGATCGGCGCCGGAAACTACGCCAAGGCCACGTTCCTGCCTGCGCTCAAGGCGGCGGGCTGGGAAGACGACCTTGCCGCCATCACCACTGCCAAGGGCCTCTCGGCGCGGCACGCCGCCGAGCGCAACGGCATCGCTCTCGTGGTACCGACGGCCGAGGACCTGCTGGCCCGCGCCGACATCGACGTGGTGTTCATCCTCAGCCGCCACGACTCTCACGCCCGCCTGGTCGTGCAGGCGCTGGACGCCGGCAAGCACGTGTTCGTGGAGAAGCCGCTCGCGCTGACGCAGGACGAACTCGACGAGGTCACCGCCGCCTACCACCGCAACTCGGGCCATCTGTTCGTCGGCTTCAACCGTAGGCACGCGCCGATGGTCGTGCAGTCGAGGAACCTCCTGGCGGCCGGATCCGGGCCGGTGACCATCTCCTACCGAGTCAACGCCGGGCCGCTGCCCGACTCGCACTGGTACCACGATCGCCTTCAGGGCGGCCGCATCCGCGGCGAGGTGTGCCACTTCATCGACCTCGTCTCCTGGCTCGTGAGCGCACAGCCCGGTGTCGTCCACGCCCACGGGAGCGGCCGCGGTGAGCCGGGGCTGGAGGAGGACGTGAGCGTCCTGCTCGGATACCCGGACGGGTCGACGGCGACCATCACCTACTGCACCCGCGGAAACCAGCGCACTCCCAAGGAGCGCCTGGAGATCCTCGGCCGCGGGCACACCGTCGTGATCGATGACTTTCGGAGCCTGCAGGTCGACGGCCGGGTGATCCGGCGGGTACCCGCCGGCAAGGGACACCACGAACAGCTCGCCCACGTGCGCGCGGCGATCGCGGGGAACGGGCCCGACGAACCGGAACTCGAAGCGTCGTTCGGTACGACAAGGGCCGCGCTGTCCGTGGTCGCCGCACTGGCCGGCGTCCGGACGAACCCGTCGCACCTGCCGACCCAGGTCGACGCGGCGACCAGCCTGAGCGCCGAATTCAGCTCGTGA
- a CDS encoding heparinase II/III domain-containing protein, whose product MKTALRAIAEDIRALGTSAPLRVAYEASKRSGFHAVLFRGKTGRHRPATPVPLTNLRPTGDEAAWRCLGDARRVLGEGPRVFGQRVPTGLSGPWSTDPLTGRQWPTDDPWWRIDIRSEARLSDVKYVWEAARHRDLVVLARAARLEPAGPWLDGLTGLLRSWCEQSPPEQGVNWYSSLELALRAIGWSQILTLAGERLPGDVVTAMERMLLASARHLMVELPYTLSSMRNNHMLGDALGLILLSRMFPAAPGARWWARTGDRMFTTQQRRHIAPDGRMIEDSLSYHRFVLEMLIVRVLLGGAPSAVHRDLRTASSHLARLGVFDGDVPQYGDWDEGRVLASSGDALDVAGSTALGLALCGARLPTQWYARFDELAWYASPPPPQSAPGGLEPVTYTRSAPATTSGGIALVERGPWRVWFKVDGGPSHGHADLTSVWIKHGGQWLVADPGTGTYNGPLEVRNGLRTSAAHSVRRPDGRDQLVPHRAFRWRNTAHGYLGAPLVLPDHTIVFGWHDAYTGGERPVRVGRAVVVADRYVAVVEFADRPAAADSWSLTIPLHPDTMVEADTLVNGECKLGLFGLDGYTATRGRAAPFAGWHSRTYGRWEPTTWITVESRADTAVWGLGTVPGPPPGPDALDGLRFEVAWTRAGAELAVTDLASTEVHRVRASR is encoded by the coding sequence GTGAAGACCGCGCTACGCGCGATCGCCGAGGACATACGTGCCCTGGGGACGTCGGCGCCACTGCGCGTGGCGTACGAGGCATCCAAGCGCAGTGGATTCCACGCCGTCCTGTTCCGTGGCAAGACTGGCCGGCACCGCCCGGCCACTCCGGTGCCACTGACCAACCTGCGGCCCACTGGTGACGAGGCGGCGTGGCGGTGCCTGGGCGACGCCAGGAGGGTGCTGGGCGAGGGGCCGCGCGTCTTCGGGCAGCGGGTGCCGACGGGTTTGTCGGGGCCGTGGTCCACCGATCCGCTGACTGGGCGGCAATGGCCGACGGATGATCCGTGGTGGCGGATCGACATCCGGTCCGAGGCGCGCCTGTCGGACGTGAAGTACGTCTGGGAGGCCGCGCGCCATCGAGACCTGGTCGTCCTGGCGCGCGCGGCCCGCCTCGAACCGGCCGGACCGTGGTTGGACGGACTCACCGGTCTGCTGCGGTCCTGGTGCGAACAGTCCCCGCCCGAGCAGGGCGTGAACTGGTATTCCAGCCTCGAACTCGCGCTGCGCGCCATCGGCTGGAGCCAGATCCTGACGCTGGCCGGCGAGCGGCTTCCCGGCGACGTGGTGACCGCGATGGAGCGGATGCTGCTGGCCAGCGCCCGGCATCTGATGGTCGAACTGCCCTACACGTTGAGCAGCATGCGCAACAACCACATGCTCGGCGATGCCCTCGGGCTGATCCTGCTGTCGCGCATGTTTCCCGCCGCCCCGGGTGCCCGGTGGTGGGCTCGTACCGGCGATCGGATGTTCACGACCCAACAGCGCCGGCACATCGCGCCCGACGGCCGGATGATCGAGGATTCGCTCTCGTACCACCGGTTCGTCCTCGAGATGCTCATCGTGCGGGTGCTGCTCGGTGGGGCTCCGTCCGCGGTGCACCGTGACCTGCGCACGGCCAGCTCGCACCTGGCTCGGCTCGGCGTGTTCGACGGCGACGTGCCACAGTACGGCGACTGGGACGAAGGGCGGGTGCTTGCCTCCTCGGGCGACGCGCTCGACGTGGCCGGCTCGACCGCGCTCGGTCTGGCGCTGTGCGGCGCACGGCTACCGACGCAGTGGTATGCCCGCTTCGACGAACTGGCCTGGTACGCCTCCCCGCCTCCGCCACAATCCGCGCCGGGCGGCCTGGAGCCCGTCACCTACACCCGATCCGCCCCGGCGACGACCTCGGGAGGCATCGCGCTGGTCGAGCGGGGGCCGTGGCGGGTGTGGTTCAAGGTCGACGGCGGTCCGTCGCACGGTCATGCTGACCTGACCTCGGTCTGGATCAAACACGGCGGCCAGTGGCTGGTCGCCGACCCGGGCACCGGTACCTACAACGGTCCGCTGGAGGTACGCAACGGGCTACGCACCTCCGCCGCTCACTCCGTGCGCCGGCCAGACGGGCGGGACCAGCTCGTTCCACACCGCGCCTTCCGCTGGCGTAACACCGCCCACGGGTACCTCGGGGCACCGCTCGTCCTACCGGACCACACCATCGTCTTCGGCTGGCACGATGCGTACACCGGCGGCGAGCGCCCGGTGCGGGTGGGCCGCGCCGTCGTGGTGGCCGACCGGTACGTGGCGGTCGTCGAGTTCGCCGACCGGCCGGCAGCTGCCGACTCCTGGTCACTGACGATCCCGCTGCACCCGGACACCATGGTGGAGGCGGACACGCTCGTCAACGGCGAGTGCAAGCTCGGCCTCTTCGGACTGGACGGCTACACCGCGACGCGCGGGCGGGCAGCGCCCTTCGCGGGCTGGCACAGCCGCACGTACGGACGCTGGGAGCCGACGACGTGGATCACGGTCGAGAGCCGGGCCGACACCGCTGTCTGGGGCCTCGGCACGGTGCCCGGACCACCGCCGGGGCCGGACGCACTCGACGGTCTCCGGTTCGAGGTGGCCTGGACCCGGGCCGGCGCCGAGCTTGCCGTCACCGACCTCGCTTCGACCGAGGTCCACCGCGTGCGAGCGTCACGATGA
- a CDS encoding acyltransferase family protein, whose protein sequence is MAIPSEMWTQARSTAPTASTTGPPRAQTPSKPHVDRSFRGDIEGMRAVAVLLVLFGHAGLPLLPGGFAGVDVFFVISGFLITGLLLQQLDRDGRISLAEFYARRAKRLLPAAATVLVATLLLTYFFLPRGRWSTTAWDVIASACYAMNWRMAAQSVDYVAANSAPSILQHFWSLAVEEQFYLVWPLLLIVLGLFARRRGRRGSRSLYLAGLALIAVPSFGWALHTTPTEPSAYYATTTRMWELAVGGAIAIAAGWLSRTPRPAAAILAWAGLIAVGLSAVLIDSVAGFPGYSALGPTLGTAAVIAFGTAAGRAGPGILLGRQPLRYIGAISYSLYLWHWPLLVAAQAHFGDLGVGGALMVVAVSAIPAGLTYHLIENPVRRSRSLAEWPFKALRVGAFCTGIAVLAGLAFHLIIPSATGPAPTAIMGQVPGATGPATPAGPPGAAALGSSPRDSRAGTPVDKVESITPDPVSAKRDAPLLQGSCHVQLTSSALNGCVYGKADAEINLVLAGDSHADHWVPAMRGMVEKNGWRLTAHSKSGCPFLAAAISLNDRPYTACTEWNKALRAELLGPNRPDLLITTHSEYPLVGEPAADRRSARARELRETWAEMIAGGVPVVVLRDTPLHLEDMAECVSENMNRLTRCATPRDEAEGRGGGPVQEEAVRDSTGVRLIDLNDWICPANRCAPVIGGILVFRDGHHLTATYSATLAPRLTAALKPIVADLRPRSR, encoded by the coding sequence GTGGCGATCCCATCAGAGATGTGGACACAAGCGCGGTCCACCGCACCGACCGCCTCCACGACCGGTCCACCTCGAGCGCAGACGCCGTCCAAGCCGCACGTCGACCGCTCCTTCCGCGGCGACATCGAGGGCATGCGGGCCGTTGCCGTGCTACTCGTCCTCTTCGGCCACGCCGGGCTGCCACTCCTGCCCGGCGGATTCGCCGGAGTGGACGTGTTCTTCGTGATCTCAGGGTTCCTCATCACGGGTCTGCTGCTTCAACAACTCGACCGCGACGGACGGATCTCACTCGCAGAGTTCTATGCCCGGCGGGCGAAACGTCTGCTGCCCGCCGCCGCGACGGTCCTCGTCGCGACGCTGCTGCTGACCTACTTCTTCCTGCCTCGTGGTCGCTGGTCCACGACCGCCTGGGACGTCATCGCCAGCGCGTGCTACGCGATGAACTGGCGCATGGCCGCACAGTCCGTCGACTACGTTGCCGCCAACTCGGCGCCGAGCATCCTCCAGCACTTCTGGTCACTCGCCGTGGAGGAGCAGTTCTACCTGGTCTGGCCGTTGCTGCTGATCGTGCTCGGACTGTTCGCCCGCCGGCGGGGACGACGGGGGAGCCGCAGCCTCTACCTGGCCGGGCTGGCGTTGATCGCGGTCCCCTCGTTCGGGTGGGCGCTGCACACCACTCCGACTGAGCCTTCCGCATACTACGCGACCACGACGCGCATGTGGGAGCTGGCTGTCGGCGGCGCGATCGCCATCGCCGCGGGCTGGTTGAGCCGAACCCCACGCCCGGCGGCAGCCATCCTGGCCTGGGCCGGACTGATCGCCGTCGGTCTCTCTGCCGTGCTGATCGACTCCGTAGCTGGCTTTCCGGGCTATTCCGCGCTCGGCCCCACCCTCGGGACAGCCGCGGTTATCGCCTTCGGGACGGCAGCCGGCCGCGCCGGGCCCGGGATCCTGCTGGGCCGGCAACCGCTGCGCTACATCGGAGCCATCTCCTACTCGTTGTATCTGTGGCACTGGCCGCTGCTGGTCGCGGCACAGGCTCACTTTGGTGACCTCGGTGTCGGTGGGGCGCTCATGGTTGTTGCCGTCTCGGCGATTCCTGCTGGGCTCACCTACCACCTCATCGAGAATCCGGTCCGTCGATCGCGCAGTCTCGCCGAGTGGCCGTTCAAGGCGCTTCGAGTCGGCGCCTTCTGCACCGGCATCGCAGTCCTCGCCGGGCTGGCATTCCATCTCATCATTCCGTCGGCGACAGGGCCAGCACCAACGGCCATCATGGGCCAGGTGCCCGGTGCCACCGGGCCGGCGACCCCGGCTGGGCCCCCGGGTGCTGCGGCCCTCGGTTCCTCGCCCCGCGACAGTCGGGCCGGCACTCCGGTCGACAAGGTCGAGTCGATCACTCCCGATCCCGTGTCGGCGAAGCGGGACGCGCCGTTGCTGCAAGGCAGCTGTCACGTGCAGCTCACCTCGTCAGCTCTGAACGGATGCGTCTACGGGAAGGCGGACGCGGAGATCAACCTGGTGCTGGCCGGTGACTCGCACGCGGACCACTGGGTTCCCGCGATGCGCGGGATGGTGGAGAAGAACGGCTGGCGGCTCACCGCCCACTCGAAGTCCGGCTGCCCCTTCCTCGCAGCCGCGATCTCCCTGAACGACCGGCCATACACGGCCTGCACCGAGTGGAACAAGGCCCTCCGGGCGGAGCTGCTCGGACCGAACCGTCCGGACCTTCTGATCACCACCCACTCCGAGTACCCGTTGGTCGGTGAGCCGGCTGCGGACCGACGGTCGGCCAGGGCTCGCGAGTTGCGCGAGACATGGGCAGAGATGATCGCCGGGGGCGTTCCGGTGGTCGTCCTGCGGGACACGCCACTGCACCTGGAAGACATGGCCGAGTGCGTGTCCGAGAACATGAATCGGCTGACCAGGTGCGCCACGCCGCGCGATGAAGCCGAAGGCCGCGGCGGCGGTCCCGTTCAGGAAGAGGCGGTCCGGGATTCGACCGGCGTCCGTCTGATCGACCTGAACGACTGGATCTGCCCGGCAAACCGCTGTGCTCCCGTCATCGGCGGCATCCTCGTGTTCCGCGACGGCCATCACCTGACCGCCACGTACTCGGCGACTCTGGCACCCAGGCTGACGGCCGCGTTGAAACCCATCGTCGCTGACCTTCGGCCCCGGTCCCGGTAG
- a CDS encoding glycosyltransferase family 4 protein, which yields MKRPSSWIACVGPFLFPWGEAGSRRVYGLVASLAAAGRTVVVAGGGPEPRTETPLPGIDGPGSVSYLGLAERPAPEAGPVRSSVQTLLRWGWRTAQWLDAQPTRPSHVLVHGGQAQYMFHLRRWCERNGVPLIVDVVDWFNGHHVRGGYLGPLHLSMKLALHHYYPRCDGIIAISSYLEAHYRSAGRPLLRVPPTLDVKNLTLDARNSIADSSPLTLVYAGNPHGNKKDLLGTVIEAVGRVEREGAQIELRIYGPTQDEVRRIVDGRPLPGGVRCLSRLPQSDVAAALQEADFTVLVRRPDRATEAGFSTKFCESLASGTPVIANLTSDMGRYLRHNIEGLVCRDHTLDEVVTALRTAARLDGAQRSIMRQAARSRALESFDYRAWAEPVGNFFRQWG from the coding sequence ATGAAGCGCCCGTCAAGCTGGATCGCCTGCGTGGGCCCGTTTCTCTTCCCGTGGGGCGAGGCGGGCTCTCGACGGGTCTACGGCCTGGTGGCCTCACTGGCCGCCGCCGGTCGCACCGTGGTCGTCGCCGGTGGTGGTCCCGAGCCACGCACGGAGACTCCGCTGCCCGGCATCGACGGTCCGGGTTCGGTCTCCTATCTTGGCCTGGCGGAGAGGCCGGCGCCCGAGGCCGGGCCCGTCCGCAGCTCGGTGCAGACCCTGCTGCGGTGGGGCTGGCGTACCGCGCAGTGGCTGGACGCCCAACCGACCAGGCCCAGCCACGTTCTGGTACACGGCGGCCAGGCCCAGTACATGTTCCACCTCCGGCGATGGTGTGAACGCAACGGCGTACCGCTGATCGTCGATGTGGTGGACTGGTTCAACGGGCACCATGTGCGTGGCGGCTACCTCGGCCCCCTGCACCTGAGCATGAAGCTGGCCCTGCACCACTATTATCCGCGCTGTGACGGCATCATCGCGATCAGCTCCTACCTGGAGGCGCACTACCGCTCCGCCGGCCGGCCGCTCCTGCGGGTGCCGCCCACCCTTGACGTAAAGAACCTCACCCTGGACGCCAGGAATTCCATAGCGGACTCGTCCCCCCTGACCCTCGTCTACGCCGGCAACCCGCACGGCAACAAGAAGGATCTCCTGGGCACCGTCATCGAGGCGGTAGGACGGGTCGAACGCGAGGGCGCTCAGATCGAGCTACGCATCTACGGGCCGACCCAGGATGAGGTACGTCGGATAGTCGACGGCCGGCCGCTGCCCGGCGGGGTGCGGTGCCTGAGCCGGCTGCCGCAGTCGGACGTGGCGGCCGCACTTCAGGAGGCGGACTTCACCGTTCTCGTCCGCCGGCCGGATCGGGCCACCGAAGCAGGCTTTTCGACGAAGTTCTGTGAGAGTCTGGCCAGTGGTACCCCGGTGATCGCCAACCTGACCAGCGACATGGGCAGGTACCTGCGGCACAACATCGAGGGTTTGGTCTGCCGTGATCACACCCTCGACGAGGTCGTCACGGCGCTCCGCACCGCGGCACGCCTGGACGGTGCGCAACGGAGCATCATGCGCCAGGCCGCGCGAAGCCGGGCGCTCGAATCTTTCGACTACCGAGCCTGGGCGGAGCCGGTCGGCAACTTCTTCCGGCAGTGGGGCTGA